A window of the Eulemur rufifrons isolate Redbay chromosome 6, OSU_ERuf_1, whole genome shotgun sequence genome harbors these coding sequences:
- the LOC138384115 gene encoding hemoglobin subunit beta, whose translation MTLLSPEENAHVTSLWGKVDVEKVGGEALGRLLVVYPWTQRFFESFGDLSSPSAVMGNPKVKAHGKKVLSAFSEGLHHLDNLKGTFAQLSELHCDKLHVDPQNFTLLGNVLVVVLAEHFGNAFSPAVQAAFQKVVAGVANALAHKYH comes from the exons ATGACTTTGCTGAGTCCTGAAGAGAATGCTCACGTCACCTCTCTGTGGGGCAAGGTGGATGTAGAGAAAGTTGGTGGCGAGGCCTTGGGCAG GCTGCTGGTCGTCTACCCATGGACCCAGAGGTTCTTCGAGTCCTTTGGGGACCTGTCCTCTCCTTCTGCTGTTATGGGGAACCCTAAGGTGAAGGCCCATGGCAAGAAGGTGCTGAGTGCCTTTAGTGAAGGTCTGCATCACCTGGACAACCTCAAGGGCACCTTTGCTCAACTGAGTGAGCTGCACTGTGACAAGTTGCACGTGGATCCTCAGAACTTCACT CTCCTGGGCAACGTGCTGGTGGTTGTGCTGGCTGAACACTTTGGCAATGCATTCAGCCCGGCGGTGCAGGCTGCCTTTCAGAAGGTGGTGGCTGGTGTGGCCAATGCTCTGGCTCACAAGTACCACTGA
- the LOC138384116 gene encoding hemoglobin subunit gamma, with product MVHFTAEEKTVITSLWGKVNVEEAGGEALGRLLVVYPWTQRFFDNFGNLSSASAIMGNPKVKAHGKKVLTSLGDAIKNMDDLKGTFAHLSELHCDRLHVDPENFKLLGNELVIVLAKYFGKEFTPQVQAAWQKMVAGVAIALAHKYH from the exons ATGGTTCATTTTACAGCGGAAGAGAAGACTGTTATCACAAGCCTGTGGGGCAAGGTGAATGTGGAAGAGGCTGGAGGAGAAGCTCTGGGAAG ACTCCTGGTTGTCTACCCGTGGACCCAGAGGTTCTTTGACAACTTTGGCAACCTATCCTCTGCCTCTGCTATCATGGGCAACCCTAAGGTCAAGGCCCATGGCAAGAAGGTGCTGACTTCCTTGGGAGACGCTATAAAGAACATGGATGATCTCAAGGGCACCTTTGCCCACCTGAGTGAGCTGCACTGTGACAGGCTGCACGTGGATCCTGAAAACTTTAAG CTCCTAGGAAATGAGCTGGTGATTGTCTTGGCAAAGTATTTTGGCAAGGAATTCACCCCGCAGGTGCAGGCTGCCTGGCAGAAGATGGTTGCTGGAGTGGCCATTGCCCTGGCCCATAAGTACCACTGA
- the LOC138384117 gene encoding hemoglobin subunit epsilon: MVHFTAEEKSTILSLWGKVNVEEAGGEALGRLLVVYPWTQRFFDNFGNLSSASAIMGNPKVKAHGKKVLTSFGEAVKNMDNLKGAFAKLSELHCDKLHVDPENFKLLGNVMVIILATHFGKEFTPDVQAAWQKLVSGVATALAHKYH; encoded by the exons ATGGTGCATTTTACTGCTGAGGAGAAGTCCACCATCCTGAGCCTGTGGGGCAAGGTGAATGTGGAAGAGGCTGGAGGCGAAGCCTTGGGCAG GCTCCTCGTTGTCTACCCCTGGACACAGAGATTCTTTGATAATTTTGGAAACctgtcctctgcctctgccatcaTGGGCAACCCCAAGGTCAAGGCCCATGGCAAAAAGGTGCTGACCTCCTTTGGAGAGGCTGTCAAAAACATGGACAACCTCAAGGGTGCCTTTGCTAAGCTGAGTGAGCTGCACTGTGACAAACTGCACGTGGATCCTGAGAACTTCAAG CTCCTGGGAAACGTGATGGTGATTATTCTGGCTACTCATTTTGGCAAGGAATTCACCCCTGATGTACAGGCTGCCTGGCAGAAGCTAGTGTCTGGCGTTGCCACTGCTCTGGCCCACAAGTACCACTGA